A single Paenibacillus sp. FSL R5-0517 DNA region contains:
- a CDS encoding nitroreductase family protein codes for MKLSDLEGDMGGPSEFLDQSVSQDLILELLNHAVWAPNDGLREPWRFIFVDNPYGDIMQGLQEQAPAYLLVLVNAESDQHKREEDFAAVCCLIQNFRLLAYEQSLGVRCTLHDWMYESSRTEVFGVLSNERIAAVLELGYGANQSKGTTDLPETQLHFELL; via the coding sequence ATGAAATTGTCAGATCTGGAAGGAGACATGGGCGGTCCGAGTGAATTTTTGGATCAATCAGTATCGCAGGATCTAATCCTTGAGTTGCTCAATCACGCCGTATGGGCGCCAAATGATGGACTCCGAGAACCGTGGCGATTTATCTTTGTTGATAACCCGTATGGGGACATCATGCAGGGATTACAGGAGCAAGCACCTGCGTATCTTCTGGTCTTGGTGAATGCAGAGTCAGATCAACATAAGCGGGAAGAGGATTTTGCAGCGGTCTGCTGCCTAATTCAAAATTTCCGCTTGCTGGCATATGAGCAGAGTCTGGGTGTGCGCTGTACATTGCATGACTGGATGTACGAATCGAGCCGTACTGAAGTGTTTGGTGTACTGAGTAACGAGCGTATTGCTGCGGTTCTAGAATTGGGATACGGTGCAAATCAGTCGAAAGGAACTACTGATTTGCCTGAGACTCAACTTCATTTTGAACTTCTCTAG
- a CDS encoding VOC family protein has protein sequence MKIINHFIPVFTEQLEVTVAYYESLANRSMDRTWNIPEAGLSLATVYPYVIVSGSPEALEPARSLRAVVYVDSMDELKAELTKQNTLIVRDQHGPIGPSVFVQHPDGSFIEYVEPEAASV, from the coding sequence ATGAAAATCATAAATCATTTTATACCCGTTTTTACCGAGCAATTGGAGGTAACCGTTGCATATTATGAATCTCTTGCGAATCGATCTATGGATCGTACGTGGAATATTCCCGAGGCAGGCTTATCTTTAGCCACAGTATATCCTTACGTCATTGTGTCTGGAAGTCCTGAGGCGCTGGAACCTGCTAGATCACTCCGAGCAGTGGTGTATGTCGATTCCATGGACGAATTAAAGGCAGAATTAACCAAACAAAATACCCTTATCGTAAGAGATCAGCATGGTCCTATTGGTCCAAGCGTTTTTGTTCAACATCCAGATGGCAGTTTTATTGAATATGTTGAGCCTGAGGCAGCTTCTGTCTGA
- a CDS encoding Rrf2 family transcriptional regulator — MSRLKQISSRFSMAVHILSMIALDPLYSTGDRIARSINSNPVVIRRIMAQLKKAGYIDTKPGVAGASLLISPEKLTLLDIFQAVESVDGDQLFKIHKDTDPNCSVGMNIESILLPQFSNAQKAMEDELASVTLAQIVEQLRIKANTK, encoded by the coding sequence GTGAGTAGATTGAAACAAATAAGTAGTCGCTTTTCGATGGCCGTCCATATTCTATCCATGATCGCGCTGGACCCGCTTTACAGTACAGGCGATCGAATTGCGCGTAGCATCAATAGTAACCCTGTAGTCATTAGAAGGATCATGGCCCAGCTCAAGAAAGCGGGTTATATCGATACAAAACCAGGAGTTGCAGGGGCCTCTCTTCTGATATCTCCTGAAAAGTTAACGCTACTGGATATCTTCCAAGCAGTCGAATCGGTGGACGGAGACCAGCTTTTCAAAATCCACAAGGATACTGACCCCAATTGTTCTGTAGGAATGAACATTGAATCCATTCTATTACCCCAATTCTCTAATGCCCAGAAGGCTATGGAGGATGAACTCGCTTCTGTTACCCTTGCTCAAATTGTGGAGCAACTACGGATAAAGGCAAATACAAAATAA
- a CDS encoding chitobiase/beta-hexosaminidase C-terminal domain-containing protein yields MKSRSGRLASRWAIPFLISTMLASFVPAPSLIYADQNESQNLNRTSHTITMDTSDVIQDDFLGVGVNTIPTALMPGQTQYGYSEAHWEVDNKRIQTIQPKVARVWFQIDWMEPAKGTYTWDSAKMKAFYKYLDAFKAAGTEIELNFGWKVGSTVHDWFTIPGIDPWTSAPADLDAYAASASALLEELILNRGYDNVKYLTFYNEPNGSWDFEAPGDQKAYYAEMVNKTSARLTVDGLRDLIEIWGPEETGAPAWIEYMKQYADDAIDGYSFHVYGESYEGLGSAFALRKGYVGDKPLHLTEFGWADDQASNWDAGYANSVIQTANMGVKSALMWQLNGVWTNDPTGGTNGTYTMWDALVLGLIPRKTFYIAGMLNRYIPEHSEVLAVDTGGSNDVRAAAFRGDDGNYTVLVETKAGTEKEIKLDFGDTAVNQTFRKFVYKNDIVQEANAVLPPVAATFPGGTSLTDSNVDGDYNVIIYTTRPAETQIKLDEVNPTVRSGDSITLGAEVIDNTGSVTWSVVGQNNGTINSSSGVYQAPQVTDETLIAVRATSTADPSAYGVALVRVLPSSQAGKVEVPTFSLDRHIFPSSEMLYLETTTSGAQIRYTTDGSEPTAQSSLYVRPIVLNEGSLALYKAKAFKDGLQPSGTVSSLYQIGQISSAPDGYKLCMIENGGECYFQGKAVVAYGADGLFNYSIQENGVACTSAILGDPIPGVDKRCFVNPEIPDELPVVTFFNAGFEKPATTSARPGPMTNGWVFDSRSGVQHNNGPFQASAAPQGVQTGYLKTDGGVSGTIRQSIHFKPGTYQMSFKAAKRTSFGGTQSFDIYFDDQVIGSFRPESGNFQTFRTEPFESAGGKHTIKFLATTTEGDNTAFIDDVRITLPQTPEDPYITNSSFESPVVTNPSGTVSGITAGWSFNDQAGILRSGSSMTSTPATAGVQAAFVRIQDGAHGSFQQSLTFPAGSYVINLKAAAQNAGPAQPVQIEVDGQTVATITPSGSTYASFTTDWFTVEPGSHTILFSATGTGTGATFIDQVSIEKVAVPDYVALQHGGFESPTVTSQNGVAVASGDGWSFKNNAGRIRNGSVFGASDAPEGTQAAYLQTLNGKQGEFSQSLIFPAGHYAIQFQSAKRSSFGGQQSFDVYMDDQLLGSFIPTSGAYAEFTTNSFQLIKPGKHQIRFVATSGTGDNTAFVDDIMITALP; encoded by the coding sequence ATGAAAAGTAGATCCGGTCGTTTAGCTTCACGATGGGCAATTCCGTTCCTTATATCCACCATGCTCGCTTCGTTTGTTCCCGCTCCTTCCCTCATTTATGCGGATCAGAACGAGAGCCAGAATCTGAACCGTACCAGCCACACAATTACGATGGATACGAGTGATGTGATTCAGGATGATTTTCTCGGCGTCGGCGTCAACACCATTCCTACGGCCCTCATGCCCGGGCAAACTCAATACGGCTATTCGGAAGCCCACTGGGAGGTAGACAACAAGCGAATTCAGACCATTCAGCCCAAGGTGGCCAGAGTGTGGTTTCAGATCGACTGGATGGAACCCGCGAAAGGAACCTATACATGGGACAGTGCAAAAATGAAAGCTTTCTACAAATATCTCGACGCCTTCAAGGCTGCCGGAACCGAAATTGAGCTAAACTTTGGTTGGAAAGTCGGATCGACTGTGCATGACTGGTTCACAATACCGGGCATTGATCCATGGACGAGTGCGCCAGCTGATTTGGATGCTTATGCCGCTTCTGCCTCTGCCCTGCTGGAGGAATTGATACTGAACCGCGGTTACGACAACGTGAAATATCTGACGTTTTATAACGAACCGAACGGCAGTTGGGACTTTGAGGCTCCCGGTGACCAGAAAGCCTATTATGCCGAAATGGTGAATAAAACGAGTGCCAGGCTGACTGTGGATGGTCTGCGCGATCTGATCGAAATCTGGGGTCCTGAAGAGACGGGCGCTCCGGCCTGGATTGAGTACATGAAGCAATATGCGGATGACGCCATCGATGGATACAGCTTCCATGTATATGGAGAATCGTATGAAGGGCTCGGCAGCGCCTTTGCGCTGCGGAAAGGGTATGTTGGCGACAAGCCGCTACACCTGACCGAATTCGGCTGGGCAGATGATCAGGCGAGCAATTGGGATGCGGGATATGCGAACTCGGTCATCCAAACCGCCAATATGGGTGTGAAATCAGCCCTCATGTGGCAGTTAAACGGGGTTTGGACCAATGATCCTACCGGCGGAACGAACGGCACATATACGATGTGGGATGCGCTTGTTCTGGGGCTGATCCCTCGCAAAACATTTTATATCGCAGGCATGCTGAACCGTTATATTCCCGAGCATAGCGAGGTTCTGGCTGTGGACACGGGCGGTTCGAACGATGTACGCGCTGCGGCGTTCAGAGGCGACGACGGCAATTATACCGTGCTTGTGGAGACCAAAGCCGGCACGGAAAAAGAAATCAAGCTTGATTTTGGCGATACTGCGGTGAATCAAACGTTCCGCAAATTTGTATACAAGAACGATATTGTTCAAGAAGCCAACGCGGTTCTTCCTCCGGTTGCAGCAACTTTTCCAGGAGGGACTTCATTGACGGACAGCAACGTGGATGGAGATTACAATGTAATCATTTACACAACCCGGCCTGCCGAGACCCAGATCAAGCTGGATGAAGTTAATCCTACGGTTCGCTCAGGTGACTCCATCACGCTTGGGGCAGAAGTAATCGATAATACCGGAAGTGTGACCTGGAGCGTGGTCGGACAGAACAACGGCACCATTAACAGCAGCAGCGGCGTATATCAGGCACCTCAGGTGACGGATGAAACGCTGATTGCGGTTCGTGCGACCAGTACGGCCGATCCATCGGCATATGGCGTCGCCCTCGTACGCGTTCTGCCTTCGTCACAGGCGGGTAAAGTTGAAGTGCCAACATTCAGCCTGGATCGGCACATATTCCCTAGCTCCGAGATGCTCTATTTGGAGACAACGACCAGCGGAGCGCAAATTCGGTACACGACAGACGGCAGCGAGCCTACAGCCCAGTCCTCCCTGTATGTGAGGCCCATTGTTCTGAACGAAGGTTCGCTTGCGCTCTACAAAGCCAAAGCATTTAAAGATGGTTTGCAACCATCCGGCACGGTGTCCTCCCTGTATCAGATCGGACAAATCAGCAGCGCCCCGGACGGGTATAAGCTGTGCATGATTGAAAACGGCGGAGAGTGTTATTTTCAGGGTAAAGCGGTCGTTGCTTACGGTGCAGACGGATTATTTAATTATTCCATTCAGGAAAACGGCGTTGCCTGTACAAGTGCCATTCTGGGCGATCCGATTCCGGGCGTAGACAAGCGATGCTTTGTTAACCCCGAGATACCGGATGAGCTTCCTGTGGTCACGTTCTTCAACGCTGGATTTGAAAAACCGGCTACCACATCGGCCAGACCGGGACCCATGACCAACGGATGGGTGTTCGACAGCCGTTCCGGCGTGCAGCATAACAACGGTCCATTCCAGGCTAGTGCTGCACCTCAAGGTGTACAGACAGGTTATCTGAAAACGGATGGTGGCGTCTCCGGCACGATAAGGCAGTCGATCCATTTCAAGCCGGGAACATACCAAATGTCGTTCAAGGCGGCCAAACGCACCAGCTTTGGCGGTACGCAGTCCTTTGACATCTACTTCGATGATCAGGTCATTGGCTCGTTTCGGCCTGAATCCGGTAATTTCCAAACTTTCCGAACAGAGCCCTTCGAGAGCGCTGGGGGCAAACACACGATCAAGTTTTTAGCCACAACGACGGAAGGTGACAATACGGCTTTTATCGATGATGTACGGATTACGTTACCACAGACTCCGGAAGACCCTTATATCACCAATTCGAGCTTTGAGTCACCTGTGGTTACTAATCCGTCGGGCACGGTGAGCGGCATAACTGCTGGATGGAGCTTTAATGATCAGGCGGGGATATTGCGAAGTGGCAGCAGCATGACTTCTACTCCAGCAACTGCCGGGGTTCAGGCTGCATTTGTTCGAATACAAGATGGCGCTCATGGTTCATTTCAACAGTCGCTGACGTTTCCTGCAGGCAGCTACGTCATTAATCTGAAAGCTGCTGCTCAGAATGCAGGGCCAGCTCAACCAGTGCAGATTGAAGTGGATGGGCAAACGGTCGCAACGATTACGCCGTCCGGCAGCACCTATGCATCCTTTACAACGGATTGGTTTACCGTTGAACCTGGCTCGCATACGATCCTATTTTCCGCAACGGGTACAGGCACAGGTGCAACCTTTATTGATCAGGTTTCCATAGAAAAGGTTGCCGTTCCTGACTATGTCGCTCTGCAACATGGCGGATTCGAAAGTCCAACCGTCACGTCCCAGAACGGAGTAGCTGTGGCAAGTGGTGACGGTTGGAGCTTCAAAAACAATGCAGGCCGCATTCGCAATGGCAGTGTGTTCGGTGCTTCCGACGCACCGGAAGGCACGCAAGCTGCGTATTTGCAGACCCTGAATGGCAAGCAGGGCGAGTTCAGCCAATCCCTGATTTTCCCAGCAGGCCACTACGCCATTCAATTTCAGTCTGCGAAGCGGAGCAGTTTTGGGGGGCAACAGTCGTTTGATGTCTACATGGATGATCAGTTGCTCGGTTCATTTATACCGACAAGCGGTGCTTATGCCGAGTTCACCACGAACTCCTTTCAGCTCATCAAGCCGGGAAAACATCAAATCCGGTTTGTGGCAACTTCGGGAACCGGGGACAACACAGCTTTCGTGGATGATATTATGATTACTGCTCTTCCATAG
- a CDS encoding glycoside hydrolase family 140 protein, whose translation MSTNPYSTITALQVSDTGRYLETSEGVPFFWLGDTAWELLHRLNREDTELYLRTRANQRFTVIQTVLLAEFSGTTTGNAQGRLPFHMDENGQPEPIRPDTDGPYSYWDHVDAMLQLAGNLGLYVALLPTWGDKFNRKWGKGPEVFSPETAFDYGKWLGERYAEYPQIIWVLGGDRPLETKRHFAIVTSMAQGLKQGGARQLMTFHPPGCESSSRQLHDEPWLDFNMIQSGHGEREITNDRRVQQDYERKPAKPTLDAEPCYEDIPVGFRGEQGYFDAADVRKAAYYALFAGALGHTYGHHSIWSMYQGPHDLMESNSQGDYFIMSWREALHRPGAEQMRHARALLEGELGPDWRPNSNLIHQNRAGANHAVAAQSKYNAYIYLPNGLYVDVVMGYIEGKKTNAMWFCPRTGDTTKVSSDSDSTIPNQGIKRFAAPTSGRGNDWILILKGV comes from the coding sequence ATGTCAACTAATCCATACTCTACCATCACTGCGCTTCAGGTTTCCGACACCGGTCGCTATCTGGAAACGTCGGAAGGAGTCCCTTTTTTCTGGCTTGGTGACACGGCTTGGGAACTTCTGCATCGTTTGAACCGGGAAGACACTGAACTGTACCTTCGTACAAGGGCCAACCAGCGTTTCACGGTCATTCAAACAGTGCTGCTGGCCGAGTTCAGCGGTACCACAACGGGCAATGCTCAAGGCAGACTGCCTTTTCATATGGACGAGAACGGTCAACCTGAACCAATCCGTCCGGATACCGATGGACCTTATTCCTATTGGGATCATGTAGACGCTATGCTTCAACTTGCAGGCAATCTGGGTCTGTATGTTGCACTGCTCCCGACTTGGGGTGACAAGTTCAACAGGAAGTGGGGGAAAGGCCCAGAAGTATTTTCACCGGAAACGGCCTTTGATTACGGAAAATGGCTGGGAGAGCGATACGCTGAATATCCTCAGATTATCTGGGTACTGGGGGGAGACCGTCCTCTGGAGACAAAGCGTCATTTCGCAATTGTCACGTCCATGGCACAGGGGCTGAAACAAGGCGGTGCCCGGCAACTAATGACGTTCCATCCACCGGGATGCGAGTCATCTTCTCGCCAACTGCATGATGAGCCGTGGCTTGATTTCAACATGATTCAATCCGGACACGGGGAGCGGGAGATTACCAATGATAGACGTGTGCAGCAAGATTATGAACGTAAGCCGGCGAAACCCACGCTGGATGCCGAGCCATGTTACGAGGATATTCCTGTCGGATTTCGGGGGGAACAAGGTTATTTCGATGCAGCGGATGTGAGGAAAGCTGCGTATTACGCTTTATTTGCCGGTGCGCTGGGTCATACGTATGGACACCATTCCATATGGTCAATGTACCAAGGTCCGCATGATCTCATGGAATCGAACAGCCAAGGGGATTATTTCATTATGTCCTGGCGGGAAGCACTGCATCGTCCTGGTGCGGAGCAGATGCGCCATGCGCGTGCATTACTCGAAGGGGAGCTGGGCCCGGATTGGAGACCCAATTCGAATCTGATTCATCAGAACCGTGCAGGCGCAAATCATGCCGTAGCTGCGCAGAGTAAATATAACGCTTACATTTATCTGCCCAATGGCTTGTACGTCGATGTCGTCATGGGGTATATTGAGGGCAAGAAAACAAATGCCATGTGGTTTTGCCCCAGAACAGGAGATACAACCAAGGTTTCTTCAGATTCAGATTCTACAATACCGAATCAAGGCATTAAACGTTTTGCAGCCCCAACCAGCGGAAGAGGGAATGACTGGATTTTGATTTTGAAGGGGGTCTAA
- a CDS encoding response regulator: MYKVMIVEDEMLVRIGLKNSVEWSKFGLEVTADFPDGLAAWDYYEREKPDVVITDISMPRMDGMELISNIRKQDKHTRVIVLSCLEEFELARKALTLDVSSYILKLTMTEEEIEQVLTGVREELDQQHIPPQSQKTGTASPDMELVKEKMFKDFMFYRIFSTQEFARFVSESGLRLSPVRLVVCVMEVDRYASLKERFRDEHGHLVKMSLLNILSEIMSGYKRGEAVQINDRHYALVLHYADILSEQSIVQELRQLLEHVQDTIRHYFNSTVSFGISSINGGYDSLPRQYAEAQRALQRKFITGPGQHHQGIGRADHSGVLERLVRLRSHTPLRELLPSLKQKEYDEFLDEIERGMNEERKSMEITIYQFVQWINTNVYDHNNEKTLLLSMTEQLEICDTMPDMLDQVVIYIDTLVDLIRKRLQMSDEITRAIEYIKRHYTENISLQMVADHVGLSMGYLSNLFRRELQITYIDYVNRYRIERAKDLLAQNQLRSSDVPALVGFSPEYTYFSKVFKRITGLNPNEYRRQTTLKDRG; the protein is encoded by the coding sequence ATGTATAAGGTGATGATCGTAGAGGATGAAATGCTCGTTCGCATCGGATTGAAAAATTCCGTCGAATGGAGTAAATTCGGCTTGGAGGTTACGGCCGATTTCCCGGATGGCCTGGCCGCATGGGATTATTATGAGCGCGAGAAACCCGACGTGGTCATTACCGATATCAGTATGCCCAGAATGGATGGCATGGAGCTGATCTCCAACATCCGCAAGCAAGACAAACATACACGCGTCATTGTGCTGTCATGTCTGGAAGAATTTGAATTGGCTCGCAAAGCACTGACACTGGATGTCTCCAGTTATATTCTTAAACTAACCATGACCGAAGAAGAGATTGAGCAGGTACTAACAGGGGTCAGGGAAGAGCTGGATCAGCAGCATATCCCACCCCAATCGCAAAAGACAGGGACGGCGTCTCCGGATATGGAGCTTGTGAAGGAAAAGATGTTTAAAGATTTTATGTTCTATCGCATCTTCTCAACGCAGGAATTCGCCAGATTCGTCTCGGAGAGCGGTCTACGCCTTTCGCCCGTTCGTCTCGTCGTGTGCGTAATGGAAGTGGATCGATATGCCTCGCTCAAGGAACGTTTTCGGGATGAACACGGCCACTTGGTCAAGATGTCGCTGTTAAACATTTTAAGCGAGATTATGTCCGGTTATAAACGGGGAGAGGCGGTTCAGATCAACGATCGGCATTACGCGCTTGTATTGCATTATGCCGATATACTGTCCGAACAATCCATCGTGCAGGAACTTCGGCAGTTGCTCGAACATGTTCAGGATACGATCCGTCATTATTTCAACAGTACCGTTTCGTTCGGGATCAGCAGCATCAATGGGGGATATGACTCGCTGCCGAGACAATACGCCGAGGCACAACGCGCGTTACAGCGTAAATTCATCACCGGTCCCGGACAACATCATCAAGGAATAGGGCGTGCAGACCATTCGGGCGTGCTTGAACGACTTGTACGGCTTCGAAGTCATACACCTCTTCGGGAATTGCTTCCTTCGCTCAAACAGAAAGAATACGACGAATTCCTGGATGAGATCGAACGTGGCATGAACGAAGAGCGAAAATCAATGGAGATCACCATTTACCAGTTTGTACAGTGGATTAATACGAATGTATATGATCATAACAATGAAAAAACGCTGCTGCTTAGCATGACCGAACAGTTGGAAATCTGTGACACGATGCCGGATATGCTTGACCAGGTCGTTATCTATATTGACACGTTGGTTGATTTAATTCGCAAGCGCTTACAAATGAGTGATGAGATTACCCGCGCCATTGAGTACATCAAACGTCATTATACCGAAAACATCAGTCTCCAGATGGTTGCGGACCATGTAGGTCTAAGCATGGGGTATCTCAGCAACCTGTTCCGGAGAGAGCTGCAGATCACTTATATTGATTATGTGAACCGTTATCGGATTGAACGTGCCAAGGACCTGCTTGCCCAAAATCAACTGCGCTCGTCCGATGTGCCGGCTCTGGTCGGCTTTTCGCCCGAGTATACGTATTTTAGCAAGGTATTTAAAAGAATTACGGGTCTTAATCCGAACGAATATCGGCGCCAAACGACGCTCAAAGACAGAGGGTGA
- a CDS encoding sensor histidine kinase — MRTSVKSLFVSRQLRTQLILYIMVISLAVLAGASYFIYSFMQNMIKIQNERLLYQQFQQLDHNIGGLVKEIDRLSMLFLRDDHIQQFLYKISEKTEEEFLESKNDVQRVIADFIDNYNYIDSIYITADNLGAVGGSQKRTLVYDRDAWQQSFFTSEPFRQTLEQYPHLVMHSGIKKSFYNPYLTGEDDGYLISLMRGTRAIYDPTTSATLIFNIDERYLSSIYATALNSEEGDMYIASADGTIISASEADRVGTQSHFTPGAELTDGAYGSLDDEKAGRSMQVVYYKLHDGGWYLLKEIPLSQYADQILGVQRMLVLVFTISVFAIFIASYFWLRKIIKPLNQLSSKMKDMSRGELGVTVDHVPNNELGTVIRRFNEMSLSMVELVDKNNEIQEKKRELELEALQYQINPHFLYNTLNMIRWMAVIVKADNIVNTIVALGNILRPVFSSKDSMCSLRDELSYLDNYLKIINMRFNNNITFTMDVDEEWMDCQVPRFILQPLLENSIASGRQSEDFALQIGITASVNQERLMLRVTDSGVGMDAESILKLNEKLAKGDSPKSTVGGSGIGLNNVNKRIRLYYGPDFGIHFVPADQGAEAIVTLPVHRL; from the coding sequence ATGAGAACATCCGTCAAATCCCTGTTTGTCTCCAGACAGCTCCGAACACAGCTTATTCTGTATATTATGGTCATCAGCCTCGCCGTACTGGCGGGGGCTTCTTATTTTATTTATTCCTTTATGCAGAACATGATCAAAATCCAGAACGAACGGTTGCTCTACCAGCAATTCCAACAGCTTGACCATAACATAGGCGGCCTGGTGAAAGAAATCGATCGCCTATCCATGCTTTTTCTGCGGGATGATCACATTCAGCAGTTTTTGTACAAAATTTCAGAGAAAACGGAAGAGGAATTTCTCGAATCGAAAAACGACGTGCAGCGGGTGATTGCCGATTTCATCGACAACTACAACTATATTGACTCGATTTATATTACGGCGGACAATCTCGGGGCAGTAGGAGGCAGTCAGAAGCGGACGCTCGTTTACGATCGGGACGCATGGCAGCAGAGCTTCTTTACTTCCGAGCCCTTCCGTCAAACGCTCGAACAGTACCCTCATCTGGTTATGCATTCCGGGATCAAAAAATCATTCTACAATCCGTATCTGACCGGAGAGGACGATGGTTACCTGATCAGCCTGATGCGTGGCACGCGTGCCATCTATGATCCAACCACAAGCGCCACCCTGATTTTTAATATCGATGAACGGTATCTATCATCCATCTACGCTACGGCGCTCAATAGTGAAGAAGGCGATATGTATATCGCCAGCGCTGACGGAACAATCATTTCGGCAAGTGAGGCGGATCGGGTAGGGACGCAGAGCCACTTCACACCGGGAGCGGAATTGACGGACGGGGCCTACGGAAGCCTGGATGACGAAAAAGCCGGACGCAGCATGCAGGTTGTATATTACAAACTCCATGACGGCGGGTGGTACCTGCTGAAGGAAATTCCGCTCAGTCAATACGCAGACCAGATTCTGGGCGTTCAACGAATGCTTGTACTCGTGTTCACGATTAGTGTGTTCGCGATATTCATAGCCTCCTATTTCTGGCTTCGCAAAATCATTAAACCCCTCAACCAATTGTCTAGCAAAATGAAAGACATGAGCCGCGGTGAACTCGGGGTTACCGTCGATCACGTTCCGAATAATGAGCTGGGCACGGTCATTCGCCGCTTTAATGAGATGTCGCTCAGCATGGTAGAACTGGTGGACAAAAACAATGAGATTCAGGAGAAAAAGAGGGAGCTGGAACTGGAGGCATTGCAGTATCAGATTAATCCGCATTTTCTGTATAACACCTTGAACATGATCCGCTGGATGGCTGTCATTGTGAAGGCGGACAACATCGTAAATACGATTGTAGCACTGGGCAATATATTGCGCCCCGTATTCTCCAGCAAAGACTCCATGTGTTCTCTGCGGGACGAACTGTCGTATCTGGACAATTATCTGAAGATCATTAATATGCGATTCAACAATAATATTACATTTACAATGGACGTGGATGAAGAGTGGATGGATTGTCAGGTGCCACGTTTTATCCTGCAACCGCTACTGGAAAATTCCATTGCTTCCGGCAGACAGAGTGAAGATTTTGCCCTTCAGATTGGAATTACGGCCTCAGTCAACCAGGAACGTCTGATGCTGAGGGTCACCGATTCTGGCGTCGGAATGGATGCAGAGAGCATCTTAAAGTTAAACGAAAAGCTGGCTAAGGGGGATTCGCCCAAATCCACTGTTGGCGGGAGCGGAATCGGACTGAATAACGTCAATAAACGGATTCGTTTGTATTATGGACCGGACTTCGGAATTCATTTCGTTCCGGCCGATCAGGGCGCAGAGGCCATCGTTACCTTGCCTGTACATCGATTATAG
- a CDS encoding ABC transporter permease subunit, producing the protein MQRTKTLNRAVTQRTGKLNRKDGIHLLLLATPFVLFTLAFSYVPLFGWIYAFFDYKPGIPLQQTPFLGLENFRNMLDDPRMGPVLANTLALSLLSIATAPVPMLLAILISEVRSGWFKRLVQTVSTLPNYISWIIVFSLAFSMFSTEGAVNSIMMKTGIGSPPVDILGNYDRVWTVQTLLLLWKSAGWSAIIYLAAIVGIDSEQYDAAKVDGAGRMRTIWHITLPSIMPTFIVLLLLSVSNLLSAGFEQYLVFSNVMIADRIEVLDLYVYRLGLVTGDYSYSTAVGIFKTVISVLLLFSVNILSKKVRGQGIV; encoded by the coding sequence ATGCAACGTACCAAGACCCTGAACAGAGCCGTAACCCAAAGGACCGGCAAGCTGAATCGCAAGGACGGCATACACCTCCTGCTTCTGGCCACACCATTTGTACTGTTTACGCTGGCCTTCAGCTACGTACCTTTATTCGGATGGATCTACGCATTCTTTGATTACAAACCAGGCATCCCACTTCAACAAACCCCTTTTCTGGGGCTGGAAAATTTCCGCAACATGCTGGATGATCCACGGATGGGACCCGTGCTGGCGAACACGCTGGCACTAAGCTTGTTGTCCATTGCAACCGCTCCCGTACCGATGCTGCTTGCCATACTGATCTCGGAAGTCCGCTCCGGCTGGTTCAAAAGGCTGGTGCAGACCGTCTCTACACTACCGAATTATATTAGCTGGATCATCGTATTTTCCCTCGCATTCAGCATGTTCAGTACGGAGGGAGCCGTCAATTCCATCATGATGAAAACGGGGATCGGCAGTCCACCCGTGGATATTCTTGGTAACTATGACCGGGTATGGACGGTGCAAACCTTGCTGTTGCTGTGGAAGTCCGCAGGATGGAGCGCCATCATCTATCTGGCTGCCATCGTTGGCATCGACAGCGAACAGTATGATGCAGCCAAGGTGGATGGCGCCGGGCGCATGCGTACGATCTGGCACATTACGCTACCGAGCATCATGCCGACCTTCATTGTGCTTTTGCTGCTCTCTGTCAGCAACCTGCTGTCCGCAGGGTTTGAGCAATATCTCGTATTCAGCAACGTCATGATTGCAGACCGGATCGAAGTGCTTGACCTCTACGTGTACCGGCTCGGATTGGTGACAGGTGACTACTCGTACTCGACGGCTGTGGGCATTTTCAAAACGGTAATTAGCGTTCTGCTGCTCTTCAGCGTCAACATTCTATCCAAGAAAGTTCGCGGTCAAGGCATCGTCTGA